One region of Phragmites australis chromosome 18, lpPhrAust1.1, whole genome shotgun sequence genomic DNA includes:
- the LOC133899473 gene encoding bifunctional dethiobiotin synthetase/7,8-diamino-pelargonic acid aminotransferase, mitochondrial has protein sequence MLRHLLLRHVRRRRRYSSSSSAAAVVPLSAPTFAVFGANTGVGKTLVSAGLSAALLSSPSASAVSYLKPLQTGYPADSDARFVFTRTPALLRAASPRASRLVTSCRTLFPSPAVGAEPPHHERQETAVTYGGEGVEETKVLACRTVYAWREPVSPHLAAEREGMAVGDDEVRGFVEQWLVDGVVDEGEVWKVLETAGGVASPGPSGTLQSDLYRPFRLPAILVGDGRLGGISSTLSAYETLLLRGYDVGAVILEDRALSNDKFLLSYLRNRVCVLVLPQVPEDPSDDLTDWFSESSSVFSLLKDTLQSFHSRRIKRLSSMQRKSKDILWWPFTQHNLVPVDSVTVIDSRCGENFSAYKIKDNTMMLVPQFDACASWWTQGPDSNLQIELAKDMGYAAARYGHVMFPENVHEPALRCAELLLGGVGKGWASRVYYSDNGSTAIEIALKMAFRKFSHDHGILMDSEKNIRNDRNIQFKVLALNGSYHGDTLGAMEAQAPSAYTSFLQQPWYSGRGLFLDPPTVYVKNVTCNLSLPQSMKHDQLSSGDTCFPSLAEVFCKTRDTSSVSDLYFSYISQQLSEFSLSNSSEHIAALIIEPVIQGAGGMHMIDPLFQRVLVNECKNRKIPVIFDEVFTGFWRLGVESASELLGCLPDIACYAKLMTGGIVPLAATLATEEIFESFKSDSKLTALLHGHSYTAHAMGCSAAVKAIQWYRDPSTNSNLDFDHMRLKELWDCALVQQLSSLPNVKRAVSLGTLCAIELKAEGSDAGYASLYASSLIQQLRKEDDMYVRPLGNVIYLMCGPCTSRDSCTRQLHKVHRRLCDLN, from the exons ATgctccgccacctcctcctccgccatgtccgccggcgccgccgctactcctcctcctcctccgccgccgccgtcgttccCCTCTCTGCCCCGACCTTCGCTGTCTTCGGCGCCAACACCGGCGTCGGCAAGACCCTCGTCTCCGCGGGACTCTCCGCCgcgctcctctcctccccctccgcctccgccgtctCCTACCTCAAGCCGCTCCAGACAGGCTACCCTGCCGACTCCGACGCGCGCTTTGTCTTCACCAGGACCCCCGCGCTgctccgcgccgcctccccccgcGCCAGCCGCCTCGTCACCTCCTGCCGCACCCTCTTCCCGTCCCCCGCCGTGGGAGCGGAACCGCCCCACCACGAGCGCCAGGAGACGGCGGTGACCTACGGAGGGGAGGGGGTTGAGGAGACGAAGGTGCTTGCGTGCAGGACGGTGTACGCGTGGCGGGAGCCGGTGTCGCCGCACCTGGCGGCGGAGAGGGAGGGGATGGCGGTGGGGGACGATGAGGTCAGGGGGTTCGTGGAACAGTGGCTGGTGGATGGAGTGGTTGATGAGGGAGAGGTGTGGAAGGTGCTGGAGACGGCCGGCGGCGTTGCCAGCCCTGGCCCGTCCGGCACGCTGCAGAGCGACCTCTACCG GCCTTTTAGGTTACCTGCCATTCTTGTTGGAGATGGCCGTCTTGGTGGTATTTCATCCACTTTATCTGCATATGAAACATTGTTGCTAAGAGGGTATGATGTGGGTGCAGTTATTTTGGAAGATCGTGCCTTGTCAAACGACAAATTCTTGCTTTCATACTTACGAAACAG GGTGTGTGTGCTTGTTTTGCCACAAGTTCCAGAAGATCCTTCAGATGACTTAACTGATTGGTTTTCTGAGTCATCCTCAGTTTTTAGTTTACTTAAAGATACCCTGCAGTCGTTTCATTCAAGAAGAATTAAGAGGTTAAGCAGTATGCAGAGGAAATCAAAGGACATACTGTGGTGGCCCTTCACTCAGCATAATCTTGTTCCTGTAGATTCTGTCACAGTAATCGATTCACGTTGTGGTGAGAATTTTTCAGCATACAAG ATTAAAGACAACACAATGATGCTTGTACCTCAATTTGATGCATGTGCAAGTTGGTGGACTCAAGGGCCTGATTCTAACTTACAG ATTGAACTTGCAAAAGATATGGGTTATGCTGCTGCAAGGTATGGCCATGTGATGTTTCCGGAGAATGTTCATGAGCCTGCTCTTCGTTGTGCTGAACTTTTGCTTGGAGGAGTTGGTAAAG GTTGGGCTTCTCGAGTTTATTATTCAGACAATGGATCCACTGCAATTGAAATTGCTCTAAAGATGGCATTTCGTAAATTTTCCCATGATCATGGAATTCTAATGGACAGTGAAAAGAATATCAGAAATGATAGAAATATTCAGTTTAAG GTCCTTGCTCTAAATGGTTCCTATCATGGTGATACTCTGGGCGCTATGGAAGCTCAAGCTCCATCAGCTTACACATCTTTTCTTCAGCAGCCATG GTACTCAGGTCGGGGGCTTTTTCTAGATCCTCCAACAGTGTATGTTAAAAACGTAACCTGCAATCTTTCTTTGCCCCAGTCGATGAAGCATGATCAACTGTCTTCTGGTGATACAT GTTTTCCTTCATTAGCTGAAGTTTTTTGCAAGACCAGGGACACATCATCTGTCAGTGATctatatttttcctacatatCACAGCAGTTATCGGAGTTTTCTCTGTCAAATAGTTCAGAGCATATTGCAGCCCTAATTATAGAACCAG TAATACAAGGTGCTGGGGGAATGCACATGATAGATCCGCTTTTCCAGCGAGTACTTGTCAACGAGTGTAAAAATCGAAAAATACCTGTCATATTTGATGAGGTATTTACTGGGTTCTGGCGTCTTGGCGTGGAG TCCGCTTCAGAGTTGCTTGGGTGTTTACCAGATATCGCCTGCTATGCTAAATTGATGACTGGGGGTATTGTACCATTAGCTGCAACATTAGCAACAGAGGAAATTTTTGAATCCTTCAAAAGTGACTCTAAG CTCACGGCGCTCTTACATGGTCATTCCTATACTGCTCATGCCATGGGCTGTAGTGCAGCAGTAAAAGCTATCCAGTGGTACCGAGATCCATCCACCAATTCAAACCTTGACTTTGATCATATGAGGCTGAAGGAG TTATGGGATTGTGCACTTGTGCAGCAGTTATCATCACTACCAAATGTGAAAAGAGCAGTGTCCTTAGGAACTTTGTGTGCAATTGAGCTCAAGGCTGAGGGATCTGATGCCGG GTATGCATCACTGTACGCAAGTTCCTTGATCCAACAACTTCGCAAAGAGGATGATATGTATGTTAGGCCCCTGGGTAACGTGATATACCTTATGTGTGGTCCGTGCACATCTCGAGATAGTTGCACTCGGCAACTCCACAAAGTACACCGTAGACTTTGCGATCTCAACTGA
- the LOC133899577 gene encoding aspartyl protease family protein At5g10770-like codes for MASVSKLLLLLLCSYCHSLVTHAEDDPNYKVFSIGSVVPEANCSETKAIPSPGGATVPLHHRYGPCSPMPSKEIPTLEEVLRSDQLRASYIQRKFTASQQTDATVPTTLGTSLDTLEYVITVGIGSPAVTQNVFIDTGSDVSWVQCKPCSQCHSQVDPLFDPSKSSTYSPFSCGSAACVQLGREGNGNGCLSSRCQYIVKYLDGTSTTGTYSSDTLTLGSIVVKSFQFGCSHATSGMTEKTAGMMGLGGGAQSLVSQTAGALGKAFSYCLPPTSASSGFLTLGASSGRSGFVTTRIFRNSKVPTFYLVLLEAIRVGGKQLNVPPSFFSAGSVMDSGTILTYLPPTAYSALSSAFKAGMKQYPKAQPQGILDTCFDFSGLSSVTIPAVSLVFGGGAVVNLDANGIMLGNCLAFAANDDDSSLGIIGNVQQRTFEVLYDVGRNAVGFRARAC; via the exons ATGGCCTCTGTGTCgaagcttctgcttctgctctTGTGCAGCTACTGCCATTCTCTCGTTACTCACGCAGAAGACGATCCCAATTACAAGGTTTTTTCCATTGGCTCTGTCGTGCCTGAAGCCAACTGCTCCGAGACAAAAG CAATTCCGTCCCCTGGTGGCGCCACCGTACCATTGCACCACCGGTACGGCCCATGCTCGCCGATGCCCTCCAAGGAGATTCCAACCTTGGAGGAGGTGCTCCGCAGCGACCAGCTCCGAGCTAGCTACATCCAACGGAAGTTCACCGCCAGCCAGCAAACGGACGCCACCGTGCCGACCACCCTGGGCACCTCACTGGACACGTTGGAGTACGTCATCACCGTTGGCATCGGCTCGCCGGCCGTGACCCAGAACGTGTTCATCGACACCGGCAGCGATGTGTCATGGGTGCAGTGCAAACCGTGCTCGCAGTGCCACTCCCAGGTGGACCCGCTCTTCGATCCCAGCAAGTCGAGCACGTACTCCCCGTTCTCCTGTGGTTCCGCCGCATGCGTGCAGCTCGGCAGGGAGGGGAACGGCAACGGCTGCTTGAGCTCCCGGTGCCAGTACATTGTCAAGTACCTCGACGGCACGAGTACGACCGGAACGTATAGCTCCGACACGCTCACGCTGGGCTCCATCGTCGTCAAGAGCTTCCAATTCGGGTGTAGCCACGCCACGTCGGGCATGACTGAGAAAACCGCCGGGATGATggggctcggcggcggcgcacaGTCGCTCGTGTCGCAGACGGCGGGGGCCTTGGGCAAGGCCTTCTCTTACTGCCTCCCGCCGACTTCGGCCTCCTCAGGGTTCCTCACGCTCGGTGCGTCAAGCGGCCGCTCGGGCTTCGTGACGACGCGGATTTTCAGGAACAGCAAGGTCCCGACGTTCTACCTCGTGCTCCTTGAGGCAATCAGGGTGGGCGGGAAGCAGCTCAACGTGCCCCCTTCCTTCTTCTCGGCCGGATCGGTGATGGACTCCGGCACGATCCTCACGTATCTGCCACCGACAGCGTACTCGGCGCTGTCATCGGCGTTCAAGGCTGGGATGAAGCAGTACCCGAAGGCGCAGCCCCAAGGCATCCTTGACACGTGCTTCGACTTCAGCGGCTTGAGCAGCGTCACCATACCGGCCGTCTCGCTGGTGTTCGGTGGGGGCGCGGTCGTCAACCTCGATGCCAATGGGATCATGTTGGGCAACTGCCTCGCGTTCGCGGCCAACGACGACGACAGCTCCCTCGGCATCATTGGCAACGTGCAGCAGCGAACCTTCGAGGTGCTGTACGACGTTGGCCGGAACGCCGTGGGGTTCCGGGCGAGGGCGTGCTGA
- the LOC133899341 gene encoding 4-coumarate--CoA ligase 1, with protein sequence MGSTEKQQPESVAATEASPEIIFRSKLPDIAITNTLPLHRYCFERLPEVAARPCLIDGATGAVLTYAEVDRLSRRLAAALRRAPLGLDRGAVVMNLLRNSAEFVLSFFAASRVGAAVTTANPMSTPHEIAKQIAASGVKVVFTESMAADKLPANDGSLTVVLIDARRDGCLHFWDDVMASVPDDDDVIAGDDQETDPEFDPDDVVALPYSSGTTGLPKGVMLTHRSLSTSVAQQVDGENPNIGFTADDVILCSLPMFHIYSLNTIMMCGLRVGAAIIVMRRFDLSRMMELVERHRITIAPLVPPIVVAVAKSDEAAAHDLSSVRMVLSGAAPMGKDIEDAFMAKLPGAVLGQGYGMTEAGPVLSMCLAFAKEPFEVKSGACGTVVRNAELKVLDPDTGKSLGRNQPGEICIRGQQIMKGYLNNPEATKNTIDANGWLHTGDVGYVDDNDEIFIVDRLKEIIKYRGFQVAPAELEALLITHPSIADAAVVGKQIQPEIGEIPVAFVAKAEGSELSEDDVKQFVAKEVIYYKKIREVIFVDKIPKAPSGKILRKELRKQLQQQEA encoded by the exons ATGGGGTCCACCGAGAAGCAGCAGCCGGAGTCGGTGGCTGCCACGGAGGCGTCGCCGGAGATCATCTTCCGGTCCAAGCTCCCGGACATCGCCATCACCAACACCCTCCCGCTGCACCGCTACTGCTTCGAGCGTCTTCCCGAGGTGGCCGCGCGCCCCTGCCTCATCGATGGCGCCACCGGCGCGGTCCTCACCTACGCTGAGGTGGACCGCCTGTcgcgccgcctcgccgccgctctcCGGCGCGCGCCGCTGGGGCTCGACCGCGGCGCCGTCGTCATGAACCTGCTGCGCAACTCGGCCGAGTTCGTGCTCTCCTTCTTCGCCGCGTCGCGCGTCGGCGCCGCGGTCACCACCGCCAACCCGATGTCCACGCCGCACGAGATCGCCAAACAGATCGCGGCCTCCGGCGTGAAGGTCGTCTTCACCGAGTCCATGGCCGCCGACAAGCTCCCCGCAAACGATGGCAGCCTCACGGTCGTCCTCATCGATGCTCGCCGCGACGGCTGCCTCCACTTCTGGGACGATGTCATGGCCAGCGTccccgacgacgacgacgtgaTCGCCGGGGACGACCAAGAAACGGACCCTGAGTTCGATCCCGACGACGTGGTGGCGCTGCCGTACTCGTCCGGTACGACGGGGCTTCCCAAGGGCGTGATGCTGACGCACCGGAGCCTGAGCACCAGCGTGGCGCAGCAGGTCGACGGCGAGAACCCCAACATCGGCTTCACCGCCGACGACGTCATCCTCTGCTCGCTCCCCATGTTCCACATCTACTCGCTCAATACCATCATGATGTGCGGTCTGCGCGTCGGCGCCGCCATCATCGTCATGCGCCGCTTCGACCTCTCCAGGATGATGGAGCTCGTCGAGAGGCACCGGATCACCATCGCGCCGCTCGTGCCGCCGATCGTGGTCGCCGTGGCGAAGAGCGACGAGGCCGCGGCGCACGACCTGTCGTCGGTCAGGATGGTACTCTCAGGCGCCGCGCCCATGGGGAAGGACATCGAGGACGCGTTCATGGCCAAGCTCCCGGGCGCTGTGCTCGGACAG GGCTACGGCATGACCGAGGCCGGGCCGGTGCTGTCGATGTGCCTGGCGTTCGCCAAGGAGCCCTTCGAGGTGAAGTCCGGCGCGTGCGGGACGGTGGTGCGCAACGCGGAGCTGAAGGTGCTCGACCCCGACACCGGCAAGTCGCTCGGCCGGAACCAGCCCGGGGAGATCTGCATCCGGGGGCAACAGATCATGAAAG GTTACCTGAACAACCCGGAGGCCACGAAGAACACGATCGACGCCAACGGGTGGCTGCACACCGGCGACGTCGGGTACGTGGACGACAACGACGAGATCTTCATCGTGGACAGGCTCAAGGAGATCATCAAGTACAGGGGCTTCCAGGTGGCCCCCGCCGAGCTGGAGGCCCTGCTCATCACCCACCCAAGCATCGCCGACGCCGCCGTTGTCGG GAAGCAAATCCAGCCCGAAATCGGTGAAATCCCGGTCGCCTTCGTGGCGAAAGCCGAAGGGAGTGAGCTCAGCGAAGATGACGTGAAGCAATTCGTGGCGAAGGAG GTGATCTACTACAAGAAGATCCGGGAGGTGATCTTCGTCGACAAGATCCCCAAGGCGCCGTCGGGCAAGATCCTGCGAAAGGAGCTAAGGAAGCAGCTTCAGCAGCAGGAGGCCTAA